The region ATTAATAAAAAATCTCGTAAATATTTTACCATCTATAATGTGCAAATGCTTTATTTGCTTCTGCAATACGATGTACCTCTTCTTTTTTTTTTACAGCCGCACCTTTCTTTTCTAAAGCATCAGATAACTCATGAAATAATTTCATTAACATAGAATGATCTTTTCTTTTTCGAGCAGCATCGATAATCCATCGCATGGCTAATGTATTTCTTCGCATTGGACGTACTTCAACAGGTACCTGATATGTTGATCCACCTACCCTTCGGGATTTAACTTCAACAATTGGTCGAACATTTTCTAAAATTGCATCAAATACATCTAATACATGTTTATTTAACTTTTGTGATAATTTTTCTAATGCAGAATATACAATACATGATGCAGTAGATTTTTTACCATGCATCATCAATATATTAATAAACTTAGAAATAATTTCAGAAGAAAATCTTGGATCCGGTAACATTTTTCTTGATTCAATACCACGACGACGTGACATAAAAATTACTCCTTAATAAATATTTAAAAAATAAAATTATATCATTAAATTATTTTTTATTTTTTTTAACACCATATTTCGATCTACTTTTTTGACGATTTTTGACACCAGCACAATCAAGCGCTCCTCTAACAACGTGATACCGAACTCCAGGTAAATCCTTAACACGACCACCACGAATTAAAATAACTGAATGTTCTTGTAGATTATGACCTTCTCCTCCAATATAAGCTGTTACTTCAAATCCATTAGTTAGTTTAACTCTACACACCTTTCTTAAGGCAGAATTGGGTTTTTTAGGAGTAGTAGTATATACTTTAGTACAAACTCCTCTTTTTTGAGGACATCCTTCTAATGCAGGCACATTATTTTTAATAACTTTTTTTGTACGCGGGATACGAACTAATTGATTAATTGTTGACATAAATATCCTTTATTAAAATGATACAACTGTATCAAATACACTATACATTATATAAGATTCTACCAATTAATATACTTTTTATTTTTTTCAGTTAAGTTTACAAAATTAGCATAATTAATTAATTTAAATTTACTACAACTATTATGAATCATTCCTCGAGCAACCATATCTTCTTGCAAGACATATAAATTCTTTGATTTATTAATAATTTGATTATAAAAAAAATTATTTTCCAGAGCAATATATACACCATCCTGTAACGCAATAAAATTATCATTAGGCATAAGCATATTCAACATTGTATCTATATCAACCCTAAAAGGAGAATTAAATAATATATGTAACATAATTATACAACCTTCAAAAATTTAAAATAAAATCAAAATTTTCCATTTTCTTACGAATATTTCTCAACTTACAAATATTTACTTTTAACAAAAACTGAGTATCCTGATTTAATCCTCGAGATAATAAAGAATCGTAACATACATACAATTTTTGTATGTTAAAAATAGAAAACATTTTAAAAGATAAAGAATAATTTTTATGTAAAATAACATCAGGTTGTTGATACCGCAAAATTTGAAATACACCATCTCCAATAAAAAAAACTCCTATTTTACTGTTGTAACACGCCATAGACAAACAAAAGTTTACACCATATTTACCTAATCCTATTCCATATGGAGCATGTGAAAATACAATACCAATTTTTTTCATATAATATTAAAATTGTAATACACGATCTGATTGTAATATTGCTTTCATAAGCTGCCCTAAACTAGACAAATTAAATCCATGATGCATATTCCCATTTAAAATACCAAACTGTTGAGATATTTCTCTAGAAATAATACCTCTTTCTTGAGCTGAACTAGAACAAACATTTAATTTAATTTTAAAATTAGTGCTCAGTTTATACCACTGATGAACTAAATTAATTTCGTCATGATTTGTATTAACTAAACTGTTTCCATTAAAAACGCCATCGCTATAAAAAAAAATATTTTTAATCATATGATTTTTTTTTAATAAATTTTTAGAAAATAAAAAAGCAGTTTTAGAATTTTGTATATT is a window of Buchnera aphidicola (Shivaphis celti) DNA encoding:
- the tusC gene encoding sulfurtransferase complex subunit TusC; protein product: MKKIGIVFSHAPYGIGLGKYGVNFCLSMACYNSKIGVFFIGDGVFQILRYQQPDVILHKNYSLSFKMFSIFNIQKLYVCYDSLLSRGLNQDTQFLLKVNICKLRNIRKKMENFDFILNF
- the rpsL gene encoding 30S ribosomal protein S12, which produces MSTINQLVRIPRTKKVIKNNVPALEGCPQKRGVCTKVYTTTPKKPNSALRKVCRVKLTNGFEVTAYIGGEGHNLQEHSVILIRGGRVKDLPGVRYHVVRGALDCAGVKNRQKSRSKYGVKKNKK
- the tusB gene encoding sulfurtransferase complex subunit TusB, translating into MLHILFNSPFRVDIDTMLNMLMPNDNFIALQDGVYIALENNFFYNQIINKSKNLYVLQEDMVARGMIHNSCSKFKLINYANFVNLTEKNKKYINW
- the tusD gene encoding sulfurtransferase complex subunit TusD → MLLYTIIVMSTICNIQNSKTAFLFSKNLLKKNHMIKNIFFYSDGVFNGNSLVNTNHDEINLVHQWYKLSTNFKIKLNVCSSSAQERGIISREISQQFGILNGNMHHGFNLSSLGQLMKAILQSDRVLQF
- the rpsG gene encoding 30S ribosomal protein S7, which gives rise to MSRRRGIESRKMLPDPRFSSEIISKFINILMMHGKKSTASCIVYSALEKLSQKLNKHVLDVFDAILENVRPIVEVKSRRVGGSTYQVPVEVRPMRRNTLAMRWIIDAARKRKDHSMLMKLFHELSDALEKKGAAVKKKEEVHRIAEANKAFAHYRW